A stretch of Desulfobacter hydrogenophilus DNA encodes these proteins:
- a CDS encoding transposase: MKVLKTRKKNVVTLDIGAFCAKETVLVNPIDNTVHQSQQLRSLTPYRCTYGYDVLVFVGYGLFVHCLSEQQIIALLSDRNITISQREIGFLGKKFIAYLAIAHQQAQQRLNQLMSHKGGYILHIDGTCEGGSPHLFTGMDGIAQIVLDNIKLPSEKAESIIPFLERIKKQYGNPVALVHDMGKGILSAVEVVFKGIPDFICHFHFLRDIGKDLYEAEYAKIRIRLTKHKIRTVLRAKAKALDSLMGNDTQLGTGLLECIAENQPNTIPAEKLAIVSSYVMIHWALDTTGQLEGYGFPFDCPHFIFYQRLKVLYKMVDTSGYNQFDKHFFNLWKPLNKIINDQQLRSAAKQIEKKMETFKQLRTALSITVSENKKGLNDDGDNNTNIKRIAQKVKRFRAQIMADPKLSQTDSYKKMIKQIDTYWEKLFADPITIETSNGQQVHIQPQRTNNILERFFRELKRRNRKRSGTISLNKRLKTMLTDTPLIKNLDKAEYMEAILDGNATLEERFEKIDYNMVLEKLNDEQKTYGKISPEMKKIIQRPDLPKKLASLFAT; encoded by the coding sequence TTGAAAGTGCTCAAAACCAGGAAGAAAAACGTTGTGACTTTGGATATCGGGGCATTTTGTGCAAAGGAAACAGTTTTGGTCAATCCAATTGATAACACGGTCCATCAAAGTCAACAGCTTCGTTCTTTGACCCCATATCGGTGCACGTATGGGTATGATGTGTTGGTTTTTGTCGGATATGGACTTTTTGTTCACTGTCTATCAGAACAGCAAATCATTGCACTGCTGTCAGATAGAAATATAACCATTTCTCAACGAGAGATTGGTTTCCTTGGTAAGAAATTTATTGCTTATCTGGCCATAGCCCATCAGCAGGCACAGCAACGATTAAATCAACTGATGTCACACAAAGGCGGCTATATTCTGCATATAGATGGCACTTGCGAAGGCGGCAGTCCTCATCTTTTTACCGGTATGGACGGCATTGCTCAAATAGTATTGGATAATATCAAATTGCCCTCGGAAAAAGCAGAATCCATCATCCCCTTTTTAGAAAGAATAAAAAAGCAATACGGCAACCCGGTTGCTCTGGTCCATGATATGGGTAAAGGCATTTTATCGGCAGTAGAGGTTGTGTTCAAAGGTATTCCGGATTTCATCTGCCATTTCCATTTTTTAAGAGATATTGGAAAAGATTTATATGAAGCAGAATACGCTAAGATTAGAATCCGTTTAACAAAGCATAAAATCAGAACAGTGCTTCGGGCAAAAGCAAAGGCGCTGGACTCTCTCATGGGAAACGATACTCAACTTGGGACAGGGCTATTAGAGTGTATTGCTGAAAATCAGCCGAACACAATACCCGCAGAAAAACTGGCGATTGTGTCGTCATATGTCATGATCCATTGGGCTCTTGACACAACTGGCCAACTTGAGGGTTATGGTTTCCCATTTGATTGCCCGCACTTTATTTTTTACCAGCGGCTAAAAGTCCTGTATAAAATGGTGGACACCTCTGGCTACAATCAATTCGATAAACATTTCTTCAATCTTTGGAAGCCTCTCAATAAAATCATCAATGACCAACAGTTGAGAAGCGCCGCTAAGCAAATTGAAAAAAAGATGGAAACCTTCAAACAACTCCGAACCGCCTTATCCATAACCGTTTCTGAAAATAAGAAAGGACTTAATGATGACGGCGATAATAATACCAATATAAAACGTATTGCTCAGAAAGTGAAAAGATTCAGGGCGCAAATAATGGCAGACCCGAAATTATCTCAAACAGACTCATATAAAAAAATGATCAAACAGATCGACACTTACTGGGAGAAACTTTTTGCCGATCCAATTACAATCGAAACATCCAATGGTCAGCAGGTTCACATCCAACCTCAACGCACAAACAATATTTTGGAACGATTTTTCCGGGAACTTAAACGTAGAAACCGGAAAAGAAGTGGAACAATATCATTAAATAAAAGGCTCAAAACCATGCTCACAGACACGCCGTTAATCAAGAATCTTGATAAAGCAGAATATATGGAAGCCATCCTTGATGGGAATGCTACTTTGGAGGAACGATTCGAAAAAATTGACTACAACATGGTTCTTGAAAAATTAAACGACGAACAAAAAACGTATGGAAAAATTAGCCCTGAAATGAAAAAAATAATTCAGCGGCCTGATTTGCCGAAAAAATTGGCATCCTTATTCGCTACTTAA
- a CDS encoding diguanylate cyclase: MNNDKNFTVMVVDDVQENIDILVTVIGIQYNVSTAMDGKSALAHIVKEPPDLILLDIVMPGMDGFEVCRQLKSQTETQDIPIIFLTAKTDGKSIVEGFQAGVVDYIGKPFNVTELLVRVKTQLELSHSRKEMKKINARLEHLTIHDDLTGLYNTRYLYDELYQLIERSKVENKSFALLFMDIDNFKHVVDTYGHLNGNRALREIAETIMESISKPCYGVAYGGDEFVIVLPEFNKDQAIKTTESIRSRMKQTLYLSGEGCNVKLSASFGIAAYPDDATEARALLKLADQLMFRIKESSKDAIGCLSKASGSDQPQPPSTLIN, from the coding sequence ATGATGTCCAGGAAAATATCGATATTCTCGTTACAGTTATAGGAATTCAGTACAACGTAAGCACAGCCATGGACGGTAAATCCGCTTTGGCGCACATTGTTAAGGAGCCTCCTGATCTGATCCTTCTGGACATCGTGATGCCGGGAATGGATGGTTTTGAAGTCTGCCGTCAGCTTAAAAGTCAGACCGAAACCCAGGATATTCCCATCATCTTCTTGACGGCCAAGACCGATGGGAAGAGTATTGTGGAAGGATTTCAGGCTGGTGTGGTGGATTACATCGGCAAACCGTTTAATGTGACCGAATTGCTGGTGCGCGTGAAGACACAGCTTGAGCTGAGCCATTCGCGAAAGGAAATGAAAAAAATCAATGCAAGATTGGAACATCTAACGATTCATGACGATTTAACAGGCCTTTATAACACGCGTTATCTGTACGATGAGCTGTACCAGCTGATTGAACGCAGTAAAGTTGAAAACAAATCCTTTGCTCTGCTCTTTATGGATATTGATAATTTTAAACATGTTGTGGATACTTACGGGCATCTAAACGGCAACCGGGCTCTTCGAGAAATTGCCGAAACCATCATGGAATCAATTTCAAAACCATGCTACGGCGTGGCATATGGTGGAGATGAATTTGTTATCGTATTGCCGGAATTCAATAAGGACCAGGCAATAAAAACAACTGAAAGCATTCGTTCCCGGATGAAACAGACACTGTACCTGAGCGGTGAAGGGTGTAACGTAAAACTGAGCGCAAGCTTCGGCATCGCAGCCTACCCTGACGATGCAACAGAAGCAAGAGCGCTGCTCAAGCTGGCCGACCAACTGATGTTCAGAATAAAGGAATCAAGCAAAGACGCCATCGGGTGTCTTTCCAAAGCGTCCGGTTCTGATCAACCCCAGCCCCCAAGCACTTTGATAAATTAG